One Tursiops truncatus isolate mTurTru1 chromosome 3, mTurTru1.mat.Y, whole genome shotgun sequence DNA segment encodes these proteins:
- the SWSAP1 gene encoding ATPase SWSAP1 isoform X1, translating into MAETLRRVLNSGGAAGPGEENTAEVEPPLLLLGGHGSGKTALLFAAALEAAGEGRGPVLFLTRRPLQSLPRRIGAALEPLRLQKIRFQYPPSTHELLRLLCSAHETRGPAPSLLLLDGLEEYLTEDPGSQEAAYLAALLLDTAAHFSHRVGSGRGCGLIVALQTQEEGDSATALQLALLQRYFPAQCWLQPDAPSPGQHCLRACLEPGGLGARAEWRVTFRQDGEMTVTPWPTQAGDTSLHKGSSSGGQP; encoded by the exons ATGGCGGAGACGCTGAGGCGGGTGCTAAACTCGGGCGGCGCGGCTGGCCCCGGGGAGGAGAACACAGCTGAGGTCGAACCGCCTTTGCTGCTGCTCGGTGGTCACGGCTCTGGAAAGACAGCGCTGCTATTCGCGGCGGCCCTGGAGGCGGCAGGGGAAGGCCGAGGCCCTGTCCTCTTCCTGACTCGGAGGCCTCTGCAAAGCCTGCCTCGCCGGATTGGAGCTGCGCTCGAACCCTTGCGGTTACAG aaGATCCGCTTCCAGTACCCACCCTCAACCCATGAGCTCCTCCGGCTCCTGTGCTCTGCCCATGAGACGCGGGGgccagccccttccctcctgctgctCGATGGCCTGGAGGAGTACCTAACGGAAGACCCCGGGTCCCAGGAAGCCGCCTACCTGGCCGCCCTGCTTCTGGACACAGCTGCCCACTTCAGCCACCGGGTTGGGTCTGGTCGGGGCTGTGGGCTCATTGTGGCCCTCCAGAcccaggaggagggagacagTGCGACTGCCCTGCAGTTGGCACTGCTTCAGAGGTATTTCCCTGCCCAGTGCTGGCTGCAGCCCGATGCACCAAGCCCAGGACAGCACTGCCTCCGAGCCTGCCTGGAGCCAGGTGGGCTGGGTGCCAGGGCAGAGTGGCGGGTGACTTTCCGACAAGATGGAGAGATGACAGTCACCCCGTGGCCCACGCAGGCTGGTGACACCAGCTTGCACAAGGGTTCAAGCTCTGGAGGCCAACCTTGA
- the SWSAP1 gene encoding ATPase SWSAP1 isoform X2 translates to MAETLRRVLNSGGAAGPGEENTAEVEPPLLLLGGHGSGKTALLFAAALEAAGEGRGPVLFLTRRPLQSLPRRIGAALEPLRLQIRFQYPPSTHELLRLLCSAHETRGPAPSLLLLDGLEEYLTEDPGSQEAAYLAALLLDTAAHFSHRVGSGRGCGLIVALQTQEEGDSATALQLALLQRYFPAQCWLQPDAPSPGQHCLRACLEPGGLGARAEWRVTFRQDGEMTVTPWPTQAGDTSLHKGSSSGGQP, encoded by the exons ATGGCGGAGACGCTGAGGCGGGTGCTAAACTCGGGCGGCGCGGCTGGCCCCGGGGAGGAGAACACAGCTGAGGTCGAACCGCCTTTGCTGCTGCTCGGTGGTCACGGCTCTGGAAAGACAGCGCTGCTATTCGCGGCGGCCCTGGAGGCGGCAGGGGAAGGCCGAGGCCCTGTCCTCTTCCTGACTCGGAGGCCTCTGCAAAGCCTGCCTCGCCGGATTGGAGCTGCGCTCGAACCCTTGCGGTTACAG ATCCGCTTCCAGTACCCACCCTCAACCCATGAGCTCCTCCGGCTCCTGTGCTCTGCCCATGAGACGCGGGGgccagccccttccctcctgctgctCGATGGCCTGGAGGAGTACCTAACGGAAGACCCCGGGTCCCAGGAAGCCGCCTACCTGGCCGCCCTGCTTCTGGACACAGCTGCCCACTTCAGCCACCGGGTTGGGTCTGGTCGGGGCTGTGGGCTCATTGTGGCCCTCCAGAcccaggaggagggagacagTGCGACTGCCCTGCAGTTGGCACTGCTTCAGAGGTATTTCCCTGCCCAGTGCTGGCTGCAGCCCGATGCACCAAGCCCAGGACAGCACTGCCTCCGAGCCTGCCTGGAGCCAGGTGGGCTGGGTGCCAGGGCAGAGTGGCGGGTGACTTTCCGACAAGATGGAGAGATGACAGTCACCCCGTGGCCCACGCAGGCTGGTGACACCAGCTTGCACAAGGGTTCAAGCTCTGGAGGCCAACCTTGA